A window of the Lolium perenne isolate Kyuss_39 chromosome 7, Kyuss_2.0, whole genome shotgun sequence genome harbors these coding sequences:
- the LOC127326663 gene encoding BTB/POZ and MATH domain-containing protein 2-like: protein MANNSTSAANHVHNLPKTSSRCITESFTATHDFEVTNYLQLDGMGVGKFVSSGTFSVAGYDWSIWFYPDGVSGDCDGNASAFLYCVSQAKAVRTKFTLNMLEKEGKVKVTDRGAIECIISPPTYTWGYSKFIEKSKLKSLSHTTSGNLIIRCVLTVMKEHRTDEVTQPNLADHLLQMWKDTEGADVTFSVCGQVFRAHRCLLAARSPVFKAELFGPMKEKATPSIKIEDIEPQIFEALLHFIYTDSVIDDERFKEDKSARLQHLLVAADRYGVEKLRVICEGKLCESIDVETVATTLVLAEQHRFKDLHEACLEFMASRKVLRAVMETDGFKHLVTSCPLLMKEILEKVCRSD from the coding sequence ATGGCCAACAACTCCACTTCTGCAGCTAACCATGTCCATAATCTACCCAAGACGTCGTCCAGATGCATCACTGAGAGCTTCACCGCGACGCATGATTTCGAGGTAACCAATTACCTTCAGCTCGACGGCATGGGCGTCGGCAAGTTCGTTAGCTCAGGCACATTCAGCGTTGCTGGCTACGATTGGTCTATCTGGTTCTACCCAGATGGAGTGAGTGGTGACTGTGACGGCAATGCATCGGCCTTCTTATATTGCGTCAGCCAGGCGAAGGCTGTGAGAACCAAGTTCACCCTGAACATGCTGGAGAAAGAGGGCAAAGTAAAGGTAACCGACCGCGGTGCCATAGAGTGTATtatttctccgccaacctatacTTGGGGTTATTCTAAATTCATCGAGAAATCGAAGCTGAAATCGTTGTCGCATACCACCAGTGGGAACTTGATCATACGGTGCGTTCTCACTGTGATGAAAGAACATCGCACTGACGAGGTTACACAGCCGAATCTGGCAGACCATCTTCTGCAGATGTGGAAGGATACAGAAGGAGCAGATGTGACATTCAGCGTGTGTGGCCAGGTGTTCCGTGCCCACAGATGCTTGTTGGCCGCGCGGTCTCCGGTATTCAAGGCGGAGCTTTTTGGCCCGATGAAGGAGAAGGCCACACCGAGTATCAAGATTGAGGACATTGAACCACAAATCTTCGAGGCGCTTCTCCACTTTATATACACAGATTCCGTGATAGATGACGAGCGTTTCAAAGAAGACAAATCTGCAAGGTTGCAGCACTTGCTAGTTGCCGCAGATCGATATGGAGTGGAGAAGCTGAGGGTGATCTGTGAAGGCAAACTCTGTGAGAGCATAGATGTAGAAACGGTTGCGACCACGTTGGTTTTAGCGGAGCAACATCGCTTCAAGGATCTCCATGAAGCTTGCCTCGAGTTTATGGCTTCACGGAAGGTGCTACGGGCTGTCATGGAGACCGATGGTTTCAAGCATTTGGTGACAAGCTGTCCTCTGCTCATGAAGGAGATATTGGAGAAGGTGTGCCGTAGTGACTAG